A part of Solicola gregarius genomic DNA contains:
- a CDS encoding alpha/beta fold hydrolase, whose protein sequence is MDIVLIGGLWLDGSAWDKVAPALEERGHRPRPLTLPGQGDGNASATLDDQIAAVVAAVDASAEKPMVVGHSAASGLAWIAADRRPDKIAMSVMIGGFPGSDGETYADFFPVRDGAMPFPGWEPFDGPDTADLDDDTMAAVQSRMIPVPETVSRGIVSFVDERRYDMPAVLVCPEFAPADVKEWIAAGELPELTKARDVSYVDLDAGHWPMFSVPDELARVLSELAADADDGA, encoded by the coding sequence ATGGACATCGTGCTCATCGGCGGCCTGTGGCTCGACGGCTCGGCCTGGGACAAGGTTGCACCGGCGCTCGAGGAGCGCGGTCATCGCCCGCGTCCGCTGACGCTGCCCGGCCAGGGCGACGGGAACGCTTCCGCGACGCTCGACGACCAGATCGCTGCCGTGGTCGCAGCCGTCGATGCAAGTGCCGAGAAGCCAATGGTCGTGGGCCATTCCGCGGCCAGCGGGCTCGCGTGGATCGCGGCCGACCGGCGGCCGGACAAGATCGCCATGTCGGTCATGATCGGTGGGTTCCCGGGCAGCGACGGCGAGACGTACGCGGACTTCTTCCCGGTACGCGACGGCGCGATGCCGTTCCCGGGGTGGGAGCCGTTCGATGGCCCGGACACGGCCGACCTGGACGACGACACCATGGCGGCGGTGCAGTCCCGGATGATCCCGGTGCCGGAGACCGTCTCGCGCGGCATCGTCAGCTTCGTTGACGAGCGCCGTTACGACATGCCGGCCGTACTCGTCTGCCCGGAGTTCGCGCCCGCTGACGTCAAGGAGTGGATCGCCGCGGGCGAGCTGCCCGAGCTGACGAAGGCGCGCGACGTCTCGTACGTCGACCTCGACGCCGGGCACTGGCCGATGTTCAGTGTCCCCGACGAGCTGGCGCGGGTCCTGTCGGAGCTCGCAGCGGACGCCGACGATGGCGCCTGA
- a CDS encoding helix-turn-helix transcriptional regulator: MTVVASPTARALRTLELLQAQPGITATRLAAKLGVTERAARRYVAILREAEIPVESERGRYGGYRLGRGIRLPPLMFSATEALGLVMAVLDGNHAAADDDDPVGSAIRKLIRALPDNVGRQADTMRRHAAATPDLGVARPDRETTSALVAASARQHRVRIGYRSPSGKEWEEEVDPWAVVVRHGRWYLLCHSHRVDAVRTYRIDRVRSVAECPETFAAPDDLDHADLLESHLGVGWEYETRVAFDAPYDEVARYVHPPMGRLVPTDDGRCVLTGSTSNPAMYAGEWLAAMPIAFRVEGGPELRAAVAEVASRLTDAVPDG; this comes from the coding sequence ATGACCGTCGTCGCCAGCCCCACCGCGCGGGCGCTTCGTACGCTGGAGCTGCTGCAGGCCCAGCCGGGCATCACCGCCACGCGGCTGGCGGCGAAGCTCGGCGTCACCGAACGGGCGGCGCGGCGGTACGTCGCGATCCTGCGCGAGGCCGAGATCCCGGTCGAGTCGGAGCGCGGACGGTACGGCGGCTATCGGCTCGGTCGCGGCATCCGGCTCCCGCCGCTGATGTTCAGCGCAACCGAGGCGCTCGGTCTCGTGATGGCCGTCCTCGACGGCAACCACGCCGCGGCCGACGACGACGATCCGGTCGGCTCGGCGATCCGCAAGCTCATCCGGGCACTGCCGGACAACGTCGGGAGACAGGCCGACACGATGCGCCGACATGCCGCGGCCACCCCCGACCTCGGGGTCGCACGGCCCGACCGAGAGACCACCAGCGCCCTGGTCGCTGCATCGGCACGCCAGCACCGGGTACGAATCGGCTATCGCAGCCCGTCGGGCAAGGAGTGGGAGGAGGAGGTCGACCCGTGGGCAGTGGTCGTACGACACGGGCGTTGGTACCTGCTCTGCCACTCGCATCGTGTCGACGCCGTGCGTACCTATCGGATCGACCGGGTGCGGTCGGTCGCCGAATGCCCCGAGACCTTCGCGGCGCCCGACGACCTCGATCATGCCGACCTGCTGGAGTCGCATCTCGGCGTCGGCTGGGAGTACGAGACCAGGGTCGCGTTCGACGCCCCGTACGACGAGGTCGCCCGCTATGTACATCCGCCGATGGGCCGCCTCGTACCCACCGACGACGGACGTTGCGTCCTCACCGGGAGCACCAGCAACCCCGCGATGTACGCCGGCGAGTGGTTGGCGGCAATGCCGATCGCGTTTCGGGTCGAGGGCGGACCGGAGCTGCGCGCCGCGGTCGCCGAGGTCGCCAGCCGGCTCACCGACGCGGTACCGGACGGGTGA
- a CDS encoding helix-turn-helix domain-containing protein → MSTSDPGEGYDDLVLVCLAALGRGTEAELGVRTGLAPGDVVRHLDALARDDLVTRSDGDRWEIAGPEELDRDNWVADLRNRFARESAASPERSRPPSDGGPPQRPGIRTYIGARTCLAVHFQLLEQAEASIWVLDRPPYLGGLPLPDDSQPDNPEMRAFSRGVDVRGVYKARFRGLARLWYLREFAQAGVPVRIGPAPLKLAIIDQRVAYIPTLRSYDVLGHVTALVVWDPALVQVLIEVFEECWANARPVPIALASEDDDRRSELIVMLLAGYADAAIARALGVTERTVRRWVRDLLTLIGSETRLQLGAALAAYRDSPGDVR, encoded by the coding sequence ATGAGTACTTCCGATCCGGGTGAGGGGTACGACGACCTGGTACTGGTCTGCCTCGCGGCGCTCGGGCGAGGCACCGAAGCCGAGCTGGGCGTCCGAACGGGACTCGCGCCGGGCGACGTCGTCCGGCACCTCGACGCGCTGGCTCGCGACGACCTGGTGACGCGCTCCGACGGCGATCGGTGGGAGATCGCCGGTCCCGAGGAGCTGGATCGCGACAACTGGGTCGCCGACCTGCGCAACCGATTCGCGCGCGAGAGCGCGGCGTCGCCGGAGCGATCTCGGCCGCCGAGCGACGGCGGACCTCCGCAGCGGCCGGGCATCCGAACCTACATCGGCGCGCGGACCTGCCTGGCAGTGCATTTCCAGCTCCTGGAGCAGGCAGAGGCGAGCATCTGGGTACTCGACCGACCTCCGTACCTTGGTGGCCTGCCGCTGCCCGACGACAGTCAGCCCGACAACCCCGAGATGCGTGCGTTCTCCCGCGGCGTCGACGTCCGCGGTGTCTACAAGGCGCGGTTCCGAGGGCTCGCCCGCCTCTGGTACCTCCGCGAGTTCGCACAGGCGGGGGTGCCCGTACGTATCGGGCCGGCGCCGCTGAAGCTGGCGATCATCGACCAGCGCGTCGCCTACATCCCGACCCTTCGGTCTTACGACGTACTCGGTCACGTGACTGCCCTCGTCGTATGGGATCCGGCGCTCGTCCAGGTGCTGATCGAGGTGTTCGAGGAATGCTGGGCCAACGCGCGACCCGTACCGATCGCCCTGGCGAGCGAGGACGACGATCGCCGATCGGAGCTGATCGTGATGCTGCTGGCCGGCTACGCCGATGCCGCGATCGCACGTGCGCTCGGCGTCACCGAGCGCACCGTACGTCGCTGGGTCCGCGATCTGCTGACGCTCATCGGATCCGAGACCCGGCTCCAACTCGGCGCCGCGCTCGCCGCGTACCGCGACAGTCCCGGCGATGTCCGGTAG